A single region of the Vanacampus margaritifer isolate UIUO_Vmar chromosome 13, RoL_Vmar_1.0, whole genome shotgun sequence genome encodes:
- the jak3 gene encoding tyrosine-protein kinase JAK2 produces the protein MDLSEEEEFTPLMNRDRGGSQRSSSSTGSSLQVHLYFFPPTKDAMTMHVTSGQVSAENVCIQAAKRCGILPVYQSLFGLTSGDLSFWYPPSHMFNTEENIQVHFRVRFFFGNWFGQGTRMSYRYSLTRDRISPVLDYSVIDYLFAQVRSDFITGEAGVAPPLSVQEECLGLAVLDLWRIAKEQHLSIRELCKIISYKSCLPGSHRHDIQKRNRLDRYRIRNTLKRFLKKLGNSSVDKYSLKLKYLVEMAGIVPTLGSEVYHVSDGSSHSSGTFTHVKIAGEIGIQTSGSRYPDGSLNWQTFCDFQDIIAISMKRVSHEQENNRMVVVFRHDDRNMEANFQSLKEALSFVSLVDGYFRLTTDSSHYFCHDTVPESHLEGIKNHCHGPITSEFAVDKLKRVGVKDGTFLLRQSPQDYDKFFLTVCIQTPLGLDYKDCLIVKSEHFHLPGVQKSFSSLRALTNFYQQHKLLLDNVPAKLGHCCPAQPKELTNLIIIRNGIPVEAQGSPTPETKKFSHIQFHMIKYEDLKWGESLGQGSFTRIFKGSKTDNRDGEKHVTDVLLKELDSSHKNCWESFFEAASIMSQISHKHLLLVYGISVHGTKNIMVQEFVKYGALDLYLKRGRSVSVSWKLDVVKQLACALNFLEEKKIVHGNIRAKNLLLAREGDTSQSSSPFIKLSDPGISVAMIDRDVILDRIPWVAPEVLEAPDKLTLECDKWSFGATVWEIFNNGNAPLQDWDLQQKQQFYESFHQLAPSQWTELAELISQCMNYKAAFRPSCRSLIRELNSLITSDYVILHATEPVTLDPVSQASRPALQDQTLFEERHLRYISLLGKGNFGRVELCRYDPLGDDTGEMVAVKKLQPNKQSTLEDFRKEIKTLSMMCCEYIVKYRGVCYSMGRLNMSLVMEYLPHGSLIVYTENNRHNINTRRMLLFASQICKGMAYLQTLRYVHRDLAARNILVASESLVKIADFGLTKIVPSDKEYYRVKQPGESPIFWYAPESINGFRFSQKSDVWSFGVVLHELFSYCDVNSSPKKLCMQGIGSNVHGISISMHLLNILKDNWRLPPPPNCPPKVYGLMKQCWVYKFEERPCFSSLEDQIEIIMQEEAERLTGRTSRTASKNGTMPCLQLLNEH, from the exons ATGGATCTCAGCGAAGAGGAGGAGTTTACTCCTCTAATGAATAGAGACCGCGGAGGCAGCCAAAGGTCGAGTTCGAGCACTGGTTCCAGTCTGCAAGTACACTTGTACTTCTTCCCTCCTACTAAAGATGCAATGACAATGCACGTAACCTCTGGCCAAGTCTCTGCTGAAAATGTTTGCATCCAAGCTGCAAAAAGATGTG GAATCTTACCAGTTTACCAAAGTCTTTTTGGTTTGACATCTGGTGATCTCTCATTCTGGTACCCTCCGTCGCACATGTTCAACACAGAAGAAAACATACAGGTCCACTTCAGAGTCAG GTTTTTCTTTGGAAACTGGTTTGGACAGGGAACAAGAATGTCATACCGCTACAGTCTGACGAGAGACAGAATTAGTCCTGTGCTTGACTACTCTGTCATTGACTATCTTTTTGCCCAG GTACGAAGTGACTTCATCACAGGTGAAGCCGGAGTGGCTCCGCCTTTGAGCGTTCAAGAAGAATGCCTCGGCCTGGCAGTGCTGGACTTGTGGAGGATAGCAAAAGAGCAGCATCTGAGTATAAGAGAGCTCTGCAAGATCATCAG CTACAAATCTTGCCTTCCTGGGTCACATCGCCACGACATCCAGAAACGCAATCGCCTGGATCGCTATCGAATCAGAAATACTCTAAAGCGTTTCCTAAAGAAGCTTGGAAACAGCTCTGTGGACAAGTACAGCCTGAAACTGAAGTACTTGGTCGAAATGGCTGGCATTGTTCCCACATTAGGAAGTGAGGTCTACCACGTTAGCGACGGTTCTTCCCATTCCAGTGGAACGTTCACCCATGTAAAGATCGCTGGGGAAATTGGAATTCAAACCAGTGGAAGTCGTTATCCTGATGGGTCCTTG AACTGGCAGACTTTCTGTGACTTCCAGGACATCATTGCCATCAGTATGAAGCGGGTATCTCATGAGCAGGAAAACAACAGGATGGTGGTCGTGTTTCGTCATGACGACAGAAACATG GAAGCCAATTTCCAGAGTCTCAAAGAAGCGCTCTCATTTGTGTCGCTTGTTGATGGCTACTTCAGACTAACCACAGACTCCAGCCACTACTTCTGTCACGACACTGTACCTGAAAGTCATCTGGAGGGTATCAAAAACCATTGCCACGGTCCAATCAC ATCGGAGTTTGCAGTCGACAAGTTGAAAAGGGTCGGGGTTAAAGATGGAACATTCCTACTCCGGCAGAGTCCCCAAGATTATGATAAGTTCTTCCTGACTGTTTGTATTCAG ACTCCGCTTGGACTTGATTACAAAGATTGTCTCATCGTTAAGAGTGAGCACTTCCATCTTCCCGGTGTCCAGAAGTCCTTTTCCAGTTTGAGAGCGCTCACCAACTTTTACCAGCAACACAAACTTTTGCTGGATAACGTGCCTGCCAAGCTCGGTCATTGCTGTCCAGCCCAACCCAAAG AGCTCACAAATCTCATCATCATACGCAACGGCATCCCTGTTGAGGCACAAGGGTCCCCAACACCAGAGACGAAAAAGTTCAGTCATATCCAGTTCCACATGATCAAATATGAAGACCTAAAATGG GGGGAGAGCCTTGGACAGGGATCCTTTACAAGAATTTTCAAAGGCTCCAAAACAGACAATCGTGATGGGGAGAAACATGTGACTGATGTTCTCCTTAAAGAACTTGACAGTAGTCACAAGAACTGCTGGGAA TCATTTTTTGAAGCTGCCAGCATAATGAGTCAAATCTCACATAAACACCTCCTCTTGGTTTATGGCATCAGTGTCCATGGAACAAAAA ACATAATGGTCCAAGAGTTCGTAAAGTATGGGGCCCTCGACCTTTACCTGAAGAGGGGGCGATCCGTGTCAGTGAGCTGGAAACTTGACGTAGTCAAACAGCTTGCATGTGCCCTCAACTTTCTG gaagaaaagaaaattgtccATGGAAATATCCGTGCAAAAAACCTTCTACTGGCCAGAGAAGGCGACACATCTCAGAGCAGTTCTCCTTTTATCAAGCTAAGTGACCCTGGAATCAGCGTTGCAATGATAGACAGAGATG TTATCCTGGACAGAATTCCTTGGGTGGCCCCTGAGGTGTTAGAGGCTCCAGACAAGCTGACCTTGGAGTGTGATAAGTGGAGCTTTGGTGCCACAGTCTGGGAGATCTTTAACAATGGCAATGCTCCGCTGCAAGACTGGGACCTTCAACAG AAGCAGCAGTTTTACGAGAGTTTCCATCAGTTGGCGCCTTCTCAGTGGACGGAGCTGGCCGAGCTGATCAGCCAGTGTATGAACTACAAGGCGGCCTTTAGACCTTCGTGTCGCAGCCTCATCCGTGAGCTCAATAGTCTCATCACATCAG ACTATGTGATACTTCATGCCACTGAGCCTGTCACACTCGACCCAGTGAGCCAAGCATCTCGCCCTGCCCTGCAGGACCAGACATTGTTTGAGGAGAGACACCTACGGTACATCTCCCTGCTTGGAAAG ggAAATTTTGGAAGAGTTGAACTGTGTCGTTACGACCCACTTGGAGATGACACAGGGGAGATGGTTGCTGTGAAGAAGCTTCAGCCCAATAAGCAATCAACCCTGGAGGACTTTCGTAAGGAGATCAAAACCCTCAGCATGATGTGCTGCGAATACATTGTCAAGTACAGAGGGGTCTGCTACAGCATGg GGCGGCTCAACATGAGTTTGGTGATGGAGTATTTACCACATGGAAGTCTGATTGTGTATACAGAAAACAACAGACACAACATCAACACCAGGCGCATGCTACTCTTTGCTTCACAGATCTGTAAA GGCATGGCGTACCTGCAGACATTACGTTATGTGCACCGAGACCTCGCTGCCAGAAACATCCTTGTGGCTAGTGAGTCACTGGTGAAAATTGCTGATTTTGGACTGACCAAGATTGTTCCTTCGGATAAAGAGTACTACAGAGTCAAACAGCCTGGAGAGAGCCCGATCTTCTG GTATGCCCCAGAATCCATCAATGGATTCAGATTCTCACAAAAGTCAGATGTGTGGAGTTTTGGAGTTGTTCTTCACGAGCTCTTTTCCTACTGTGATGTGAATTCAAGCCCCAAAAAG CTCTGCATGCAGGGAATTGGATCCAATGTGCATGGAATATCCATTTCAATGCATCTGCTAAATATCCTCAAGGATAATTGGAGGTTGCCTCCCCCTCCAAACTGCCCACCCAAG GTGTACGGTTTGATGAAGCAGTGTTGGGTTTACAAATTTGAGGAGAGGCCGTGTTTCTCCAGCCTGGAGGATCAAATTGAAATCATCATGCAAGAAGAGGCTGAGAGGCTGACTGGGAGAACCTCTCGCACTGCTTCGAAAAATGGCACCATGCCATGTTTGCAGCTGCTGAATGAACATTAA
- the LOC144063168 gene encoding N-acetyllactosaminide beta-1,3-N-acetylglucosaminyltransferase 3-like, which yields MIFRFRPRTCLLLGSLSVLIIHLLINLDQKNIGLQASIKDDRIGVMEPAIQNLTFVWQNPVCHQNTSVANISGFAALPGGIKDFLYYRHCRHFPMLLDLPHKCGGVDQSGDVFLLLVIKSSPVNYERREVLRKTWAKERLHNGVWIRRVFLSGTTSHGFEKIRLNKLLRAEQREYQDVLQWDFADSFFNLTLKQVLFLEWMERNCPNARFLFNGDDDVFANTDNMVEFLQSLKDNDGGKHLFTGHLIYNVGPIRSPGSKYYVPVQVHESNLYPSYCGGGGFLLSGYTASVIHKMSPSITILPIDDVYLGMCLAKAGLEPSSHMGVKTAGLHIPASNLDQYDPCYYKDMLLVHRFLPAQMYLMWQRIHDGDLKCGSSGERLKSATTLRNLRRIQLQASTRGKSSPPALLS from the exons ATGATATTTCGCTTCAGGCCTCGGACATGCTTGCTGCTCGGAAGTTTAAGTGTGTTGATCATCCATCTCCTTATCAATCTTGACCAAAAGAACATTGGCCTCCAAGCAAGCATCAAAGATGATCGCATTGGCGTTATGGAACCCGCCATCCAGAACCTAACCTTCGTCTGGCAGAACCCAGTTTGTCACCAAAACACGTCTGTAGCCAACATCTCAGGCTTCGCCGCTCTTCCTGGCGGTATTAAAGACTTTCTGTACTATCGCCACTGTCGCCATTTCCCGATGCTTCTGGACCTTCCTCATAAATGTGGCGGAGTCGATCAGTCGGGGGACGTTTTCCTCCTATTGGTCATTAAGAGCTCCCCGGTGAACTACGAGCGTCGAGAGGTGCTGCGCAAGACGTGGGCGAAGGAGAGATTACACAACGGGGTTTGGATCCGAAGGGTCTTCCTCTCGGGTACGACGAGTCACGGCTTTGAGAAGATCAGGCTGAACAAGCTCCTCCGAGCGGAGCAGCGCGAGTACCAAGACGTCCTCCAGTGGGACTTCGCTGACTCCTTCTTCAATCTCACCTTGAAGCAAGTGCTTTTCCTGGAATGGATGGAAAGAAACTGTCCCAACGCTCGCTTTTTGTTCAACGGTGACGATGACGTATTTGCCAACACGGACAACATGGTGGAGTTCCTCCAGAGCCTCAAAGACAACGATGGAGGCAAACACCTCTTCACCGGTCATCTGATCTACAACGTAGGGCCCATTCGCTCACCTGGGAGCAAGTATTACGTCCCCGTTCAGGTGCATGAGTCCAACTTATATCCCTCCTATTGTGGGGGCGGAGGCTTCTTGCTATCAGGTTACACAGCTTCAGTCATACACAAGATGTCCCCTTCCATTACCATTCTTCCCATCGATGACGTTTACCTGGGGATGTGTCTGGCAAAAGCAGGGCTCGAACCAAGCTCCCATATGGGCGTTAAGACAGCAGGACTGCACATCCCCGCCAGCAATCTAGACCAATACGATCCTTGCTACTACAAAGATATGCTGCTGGTCCACCGATTCCTTCCGGCTCAGATGTACCTCATGTGGCAGAGAATACACGACGGTGATCTCAAATGTGGTTCCTCTGGGGAGAGACTGAAGTCAGCTACGACCCTCAG AAATCTAAGGCGCATCCAGCTTCAGGCATCCACTCGGGGCAAGTCTTCTCCACCAGCTCTTCTCAGCTAG